One Desulfobulbus oligotrophicus DNA segment encodes these proteins:
- a CDS encoding complex I subunit 4 family protein: protein MELLLIKEGFPLLSFLIFLPLVGAVVLLFFHGQTFARFWALLVTGVTAVSSIPLLISFDSSSTKYQLAEAYSWIPRFHINYIVGVDGISILLVLLTTLIMPFCVLASWKYIQQRVAPFMFCLLVMETSMIGVFVALDFVLFYIFWEFMLIPMYLLIAVWGGPRRVYASIKFFLYTLAGSVLLLVAIIALYLKSGSFFIPEMMWQPYSLTFQILVFLAFFLAFAIKVPMFPFHTWLPAAHVEAPTAGSVILASVLLKMGTYGMLRFCLPITPDATFLLATPILWLSIAGIIYGGFTALAQQDMKKLIAYSSVGHMGFVTLGIFVLNTRGVEGAILQMVNHGVTTGALFLLVGMIYERTHSRELALATGVGRYMPWFVTLLTFFSLSAFAFPGTNSFIGEFMVLAGAFQHNTALALAAIPGAVLAAAYMLRMLQKIVWGGTANPDQSYLTDLGVREVVVLTPFLLFVFWIGLGPQPFVNLIHGSVNHLLEQLQDWQQHQQVASVLWH from the coding sequence ATGGAATTATTGCTTATCAAAGAGGGGTTTCCTCTCCTGAGTTTTCTCATTTTTCTCCCCCTGGTCGGAGCTGTTGTCTTACTGTTTTTCCATGGACAAACTTTTGCCCGCTTCTGGGCGTTACTTGTTACCGGGGTAACTGCCGTCAGCTCGATTCCCCTGCTCATAAGTTTTGATAGCAGCAGTACGAAGTACCAGTTAGCCGAAGCCTACTCGTGGATTCCACGGTTTCACATCAACTATATTGTCGGTGTAGACGGCATTTCAATTCTTCTGGTCCTTCTGACAACGCTCATCATGCCGTTTTGCGTACTGGCATCCTGGAAGTACATCCAACAGCGGGTGGCACCTTTTATGTTTTGCCTGCTGGTCATGGAAACCTCCATGATAGGCGTGTTTGTGGCGCTTGATTTTGTCCTGTTTTATATTTTCTGGGAATTTATGTTAATCCCGATGTACCTGCTGATAGCTGTTTGGGGTGGTCCACGCAGGGTGTACGCTTCGATTAAATTTTTCCTGTACACCCTTGCCGGATCAGTCCTTCTTCTGGTAGCCATCATAGCCCTCTATCTCAAGTCAGGCAGTTTCTTTATCCCTGAGATGATGTGGCAACCGTATTCACTTACCTTTCAGATTCTTGTATTTTTAGCCTTTTTCTTGGCCTTTGCCATCAAGGTACCGATGTTTCCTTTCCATACCTGGTTGCCTGCAGCTCATGTGGAGGCGCCGACCGCGGGATCCGTTATCCTGGCATCGGTCCTGCTCAAAATGGGAACATACGGCATGCTCCGCTTTTGCCTGCCCATCACACCTGATGCCACCTTCCTTTTAGCAACACCCATTCTCTGGTTATCGATAGCCGGTATTATTTATGGTGGTTTCACTGCTTTGGCGCAGCAGGATATGAAAAAGCTGATAGCCTATTCTTCGGTAGGGCACATGGGGTTCGTCACCCTGGGGATCTTCGTTCTTAACACCCGCGGAGTTGAAGGCGCAATCTTACAAATGGTCAATCACGGTGTAACGACCGGTGCTCTCTTTCTTTTAGTGGGTATGATCTATGAACGCACCCATAGTCGGGAATTGGCCCTGGCAACGGGTGTGGGGCGGTATATGCCTTGGTTTGTCACACTGCTGACCTTTTTTTCACTTTCCGCTTTCGCCTTTCCTGGAACCAATTCGTTTATCGGTGAATTTATGGTGCTGGCCGGGGCATTCCAACACAACACTGCATTGGCCCTGGCAGCTATCCCGGGTGCCGTGCTGGCCGCTGCCTATATGTTGAGGATGCTGCAGAAAATTGTCTGGGGAGGAACAGCTAATCCTGATCAATCGTATCTGACCGATCTCGGTGTTCGGGAAGTAGTGGTGCTCACGCCTTTCCTGCTGTTTGTTTTTTGGATAGGGTTGGGACCGCAGCCCTTTGTTAACCTGATCCATGGATCGGTAAACCATTTACTTGAACAGTTGCAGGACTGGCAACAACACCAACAGGTAGCCAGTGTGCTGTGGCATTGA
- the nuoK gene encoding NADH-quinone oxidoreductase subunit NuoK, with protein sequence MFLLNLHNCLTTYLVLAALLFAFGMYGMVTRRTVIGMLISSELLLSAASTNFIAFSRFLAPDPATGQIFALFIMAIAAAEAAIAVSIMIAVYRNYKSVDTEDLVDLQG encoded by the coding sequence ATGTTTCTTCTGAATTTGCACAACTGCCTGACAACTTACCTGGTGCTGGCCGCCCTGTTGTTTGCTTTTGGCATGTACGGCATGGTCACACGACGCACGGTCATCGGCATGTTGATTTCATCCGAACTGCTTCTTTCCGCTGCATCCACTAATTTTATTGCGTTCAGTCGATTCTTAGCCCCTGATCCTGCTACTGGTCAGATTTTTGCACTGTTTATCATGGCGATTGCCGCTGCCGAAGCCGCCATTGCTGTCAGTATCATGATTGCCGTCTACCGGAACTACAAATCGGTCGACACTGAAGATCTTGTCGACCTGCAAGGGTAA
- a CDS encoding NADH-quinone oxidoreductase subunit B, whose amino-acid sequence MGEESVPSSIESVPSSIVQFAQLDKLLNLGRANSLWPMTFGLACCAIEMMCTGGSRYDISRFGAEVFRPSPRQSDVMIVAGTINKKLELAVKTLYDQMPEPKWVIAMGNCAISGGPFKVKNNYNVIEGADKLFPVDVYIPGCPPRPEALLEGIMTLEEKITGKRRWPRVESC is encoded by the coding sequence ATGGGAGAAGAAAGCGTACCTTCGTCAATAGAAAGTGTACCTTCGTCGATAGTTCAGTTTGCACAACTGGATAAGCTGCTGAATCTCGGTCGGGCCAATTCATTGTGGCCCATGACCTTCGGGCTTGCCTGCTGCGCCATTGAGATGATGTGCACCGGTGGTTCCCGTTACGACATCTCCCGGTTCGGGGCTGAAGTGTTTCGACCCTCTCCGCGACAAAGTGATGTGATGATCGTCGCCGGAACCATCAATAAGAAACTCGAGCTGGCCGTTAAAACACTGTACGACCAGATGCCTGAACCCAAATGGGTGATTGCCATGGGGAACTGCGCCATCAGTGGCGGACCGTTTAAAGTCAAAAACAATTATAATGTGATTGAGGGAGCGGACAAACTTTTTCCTGTAGATGTCTATATCCCCGGTTGCCCTCCCCGACCCGAAGCATTGCTTGAGGGTATTATGACCCTTGAGGAAAAGATAACCGGCAAACGGCGTTGGCCGCGAGTAGAGTCGTGCTGA
- a CDS encoding NuoI/complex I 23 kDa subunit family protein, producing MNQYWTDIIYGGKSLLTGLAITAREFFSPVVTEQYPYEVPTMTPLFRGHTELIGNEETGLPNCVVCGACPRACPSNCITLEGKKAESGKGRVLTRYILDFSKCSLCGLCVESCKFNALRFSRDYNLVSFDKDDFIYMDLMKRLEEQNRCKK from the coding sequence ATGAACCAATATTGGACAGATATTATTTATGGCGGTAAAAGCCTGCTCACCGGGCTCGCCATCACTGCACGGGAGTTTTTCAGTCCGGTGGTTACGGAACAGTATCCGTACGAAGTACCGACCATGACGCCGTTGTTTCGCGGGCATACTGAGTTGATCGGCAATGAGGAAACCGGTCTGCCGAACTGCGTTGTCTGCGGGGCCTGTCCCAGGGCCTGCCCGTCCAACTGTATTACACTGGAGGGTAAAAAGGCGGAGAGCGGCAAGGGGCGGGTGTTGACCCGGTATATCCTTGATTTCAGCAAGTGCAGCCTCTGTGGTCTGTGTGTTGAAAGCTGTAAGTTTAATGCGCTGCGTTTTTCCAGGGATTACAATCTTGTCAGTTTCGATAAAGACGATTTTATCTATATGGATTTAATGAAAAGATTGGAGGAACAGAACAGATGCAAGAAATAA
- a CDS encoding monovalent cation/H+ antiporter subunit D family protein, whose product METLLVHADIIENSNLLLAVIIPLFGSLVVMTLREHPNLREFVSSSASVLLFLMVLSFIPALQSGQTLVYPIFQLLPGLSITLRADGFSMIFALVASSLWMIAVFYSLGYMRAHDEPCQTRFNACFALAIFGAIGVAFSDNLLTLYLFYEIVSICTYPLVAHHQDEESYEGARKYIVYLTATAKFFLLPALILIYVLSGTLDFPHNINTGIIPASTTEWVVIMLYIFCLFGFAKNGIMPFHHWLPGAMVAPTPVSALLHAVAVVKVGVFCTTRTMLYIFGVDLMDSLNLGIPTAYFVGFTIIVASMIALSKDNLKARLAYSTVSQLSYIILGVALLTPHAIEGGLLHIVNHAFSKITLFFCAGAIYIAAHKKCISEMGGLGRVMPFTFGAFAVASLSMIGVPPVAGFVSKWYLLVGSMEAHQVGIVLILIASTVLNVAYFAPVTYKAFFGKPPEGEVTGGIKEAPLSMLIPLLIAVTVSVIIGIYPNFMMQFVWMITG is encoded by the coding sequence ATGGAAACCCTTCTTGTTCATGCCGATATCATAGAAAATTCGAATCTTTTACTGGCAGTCATCATACCGTTGTTCGGCAGTCTGGTGGTCATGACGTTGCGGGAACATCCGAATTTAAGGGAGTTTGTCTCGTCAAGCGCATCGGTTTTGTTGTTTTTGATGGTGCTGTCGTTTATTCCGGCACTGCAATCCGGACAAACCCTGGTGTACCCGATCTTTCAACTCCTTCCCGGCCTGTCGATCACCCTTCGGGCAGACGGCTTTTCCATGATCTTTGCCCTGGTGGCTTCATCATTATGGATGATAGCCGTGTTCTATTCCCTGGGGTATATGCGGGCCCATGATGAACCGTGCCAGACCAGGTTCAATGCCTGCTTTGCCCTGGCGATTTTCGGGGCCATAGGTGTGGCTTTTTCCGACAATCTGCTGACCCTGTATCTTTTTTATGAGATTGTCTCGATCTGCACCTATCCGCTGGTGGCGCATCATCAAGATGAAGAGTCGTATGAGGGGGCCAGAAAGTACATTGTGTATCTGACCGCAACAGCCAAATTTTTTCTCCTGCCGGCGTTGATTCTTATTTATGTTCTTTCCGGAACGCTGGATTTTCCACACAATATCAATACCGGCATCATCCCTGCCTCCACTACTGAGTGGGTAGTGATCATGCTCTATATCTTTTGTCTCTTCGGGTTTGCCAAAAACGGGATCATGCCTTTTCATCACTGGCTTCCCGGTGCAATGGTGGCCCCGACTCCGGTCTCCGCCCTTCTCCATGCAGTGGCTGTGGTCAAGGTCGGCGTGTTCTGTACGACCCGAACCATGTTGTACATCTTTGGCGTTGATCTCATGGACAGTCTGAACCTTGGGATACCAACCGCCTACTTTGTCGGTTTTACAATTATCGTGGCATCGATGATTGCCCTGTCCAAGGATAACCTGAAGGCACGACTCGCCTATTCAACGGTGAGCCAACTGTCCTATATTATCCTCGGAGTGGCGCTCCTGACACCACACGCCATAGAAGGCGGACTCCTCCACATTGTCAATCATGCCTTCTCCAAGATAACCCTGTTCTTTTGCGCAGGTGCCATTTACATCGCAGCTCATAAGAAGTGTATCTCGGAAATGGGTGGACTCGGGCGAGTTATGCCCTTCACATTCGGGGCCTTTGCTGTGGCATCTCTTTCCATGATCGGTGTACCGCCGGTAGCGGGCTTTGTATCTAAATGGTATTTGCTGGTCGGTTCGATGGAGGCACATCAAGTGGGTATTGTTCTCATTCTGATAGCTTCCACGGTGTTGAATGTCGCTTACTTTGCGCCGGTCACCTATAAGGCTTTTTTCGGAAAGCCACCGGAAGGAGAGGTGACGGGCGGCATTAAAGAAGCACCACTCAGTATGCTTATCCCGTTGTTGATTGCGGTGACTGTTTCGGTGATTATCGGCATTTACCCTAACTTCATGATGCAATTTGTATGGATGATAACAGGATGA
- a CDS encoding NADH-quinone oxidoreductase subunit A, producing the protein MDQVVLTDIIYIAIFLMGALLFGVGPIIIVKLVSPTSHTRQTADRTDQLIECGMEPIGTAWIRFGIVYYLYALIFLAFDVDVIFLFPAAVAYNHPELGVQDFFEIVLFVAILSLAIVYAWRKGVFTWEKKAYLRQ; encoded by the coding sequence ATGGATCAGGTTGTTCTCACCGACATCATCTACATTGCCATTTTCTTAATGGGAGCCCTCCTGTTCGGAGTCGGGCCGATCATCATAGTCAAGCTGGTGAGCCCCACCTCACATACCAGACAGACAGCCGACCGCACTGATCAGTTGATCGAGTGCGGTATGGAACCCATCGGTACCGCCTGGATTCGTTTTGGTATCGTTTATTACCTGTACGCCTTGATTTTCCTCGCCTTTGATGTTGATGTCATCTTTCTTTTTCCCGCAGCGGTTGCTTACAACCATCCGGAACTTGGCGTTCAGGACTTTTTTGAAATAGTACTGTTTGTTGCCATCCTTTCATTGGCCATTGTTTACGCCTGGCGCAAAGGAGTTTTTACATGGGAGAAGAAAGCGTACCTTCGTCAATAG
- a CDS encoding Na(+)/H(+) antiporter subunit D, whose amino-acid sequence MSFGFIHPSLLLILGAFLVPFIRGPLRQPYLFFIPLLTLVTVVFNSSLTGNFGVVSFLEWQLVFGRIDRLTTVFALIMALMAVLGTLYGLHVDRAAEHIAAWLYAAGSLGVIYSGDYLSLFVFWEMMAFSSVFLIWFRRGPQSIQVGYRYLLIHTIGGIMLLGGIVLHYNSVGNLVFTHLDVTAPDLSTWLILIGFGLNAAIVPLHSWLPEAYSEASFNGAVFLCAFTTKTAVYALARGFAGMDILIVLGVIMALYGVIYAVMENDIRKLLAWSIVSQVGYMVAGIGIGTELAINGAVAHAVIHILYKSLLFMGTGAVLYMTGKTKFTELGGLHAKMPVTFFFTLVGCLSISGAPFFAAYASKSMIITAGFEHHLNWAPWLLMFGATGTFLYNGLKLPYFLFFGRNNCTGSTWERAADPSWNMLVAMTLGATLCILVGTGPGFLYALLPYASAYTPHTLYHFVETLQLLGFATLAFVLLKRYLEPVDRLLVDLDWLYRHVGCAFLWLVRHPLQWLDTAWGEAYRTVGIYCLMVVSRFWSWFDWHAIDGVVDGLARSVKGTGNRLRILQSGQIQLTLYAVFTLAAILLVTFIFYQLL is encoded by the coding sequence ATGAGCTTTGGTTTCATCCACCCCTCTTTGCTGCTGATACTGGGTGCGTTTCTTGTGCCATTCATTCGTGGACCGTTGCGGCAGCCGTACCTCTTTTTCATTCCCCTGCTGACCCTGGTGACGGTGGTGTTCAACAGTTCATTGACCGGTAATTTCGGAGTGGTGTCATTTCTCGAGTGGCAACTGGTCTTTGGTCGCATCGACAGGCTGACCACGGTATTTGCCCTGATCATGGCCCTGATGGCCGTTCTTGGGACGCTGTACGGACTGCATGTTGATCGGGCTGCAGAGCACATCGCTGCCTGGTTGTATGCGGCTGGATCCCTTGGTGTCATTTATAGCGGCGATTATCTCAGCCTCTTTGTATTTTGGGAGATGATGGCTTTTTCCTCGGTTTTTCTCATCTGGTTCAGAAGGGGTCCACAATCGATACAGGTTGGGTATCGTTATCTTCTTATCCATACCATCGGCGGTATTATGCTGCTTGGCGGTATCGTCTTACACTATAATTCGGTGGGTAATCTTGTTTTCACGCATTTGGATGTCACTGCCCCTGATCTCTCCACCTGGCTCATTCTGATTGGTTTCGGGTTAAATGCCGCCATCGTTCCCCTACATTCCTGGTTACCCGAAGCTTACTCTGAAGCCTCGTTCAATGGTGCGGTCTTTCTCTGTGCCTTTACCACCAAAACAGCAGTGTATGCCCTGGCACGGGGCTTTGCCGGTATGGATATTCTCATCGTACTTGGCGTTATCATGGCGCTGTACGGTGTTATTTATGCGGTTATGGAAAATGATATCCGTAAGCTGCTGGCCTGGTCGATTGTATCACAGGTAGGGTATATGGTTGCCGGTATCGGTATAGGGACTGAGCTGGCCATCAATGGAGCCGTTGCCCATGCAGTTATCCATATCCTGTATAAAAGTCTGCTGTTTATGGGAACCGGAGCGGTTTTGTACATGACCGGGAAGACCAAGTTCACAGAGTTAGGTGGACTGCATGCCAAGATGCCTGTCACCTTCTTTTTTACTCTTGTCGGCTGTCTGTCGATTTCAGGGGCTCCATTTTTCGCTGCATACGCCAGCAAATCGATGATCATCACCGCTGGGTTTGAACACCACCTCAACTGGGCTCCATGGTTGTTGATGTTTGGTGCCACCGGAACCTTTCTGTACAATGGACTCAAGTTGCCTTATTTCCTCTTTTTTGGACGGAACAACTGTACCGGATCCACGTGGGAGCGGGCAGCCGATCCATCCTGGAACATGCTGGTCGCCATGACTCTGGGTGCCACCCTCTGTATTCTGGTCGGCACCGGGCCCGGTTTTCTCTACGCGCTTCTACCCTATGCGTCCGCCTATACACCACATACCCTCTATCATTTTGTGGAAACCCTGCAGTTACTCGGGTTTGCAACGTTGGCCTTTGTTTTGCTGAAACGATACCTTGAACCGGTTGATCGCCTCCTGGTTGATCTTGATTGGCTGTACCGGCATGTGGGATGCGCCTTTTTATGGCTGGTCAGGCATCCACTGCAGTGGCTTGATACAGCATGGGGGGAAGCTTACCGGACGGTGGGCATTTATTGTTTGATGGTTGTCAGCCGCTTTTGGAGCTGGTTTGACTGGCACGCCATTGATGGGGTCGTTGACGGTCTTGCCAGGTCGGTGAAAGGGACCGGTAACAGGCTTCGCATCCTGCAGAGCGGCCAAATCCAGCTGACTTTGTATGCAGTGTTTACGCTTGCTGCTATTTTGCTGGTCACCTTTATTTTCTATCAGTTGCTCTAA
- a CDS encoding NADH-quinone oxidoreductase subunit C, with protein sequence MTICEKLQQALQPLFPLCDVSSEPLVKDEPQVADSEKEESQTADTPTVGVLWTDAGRYGHHLDIVCLPDQVVPVAGIMDREGFFLEAITGVDWLKRQQLEVVYDYNRLGGEHCRVMVRTFLPRNNPVVPTVSSVFPAADWHERETYDFYGIQFQGHPNLIRILLPEDADFHPLLKDYTP encoded by the coding sequence ATGACGATATGCGAAAAACTTCAGCAGGCATTGCAACCGCTTTTCCCCTTGTGTGATGTGTCTTCTGAACCACTGGTAAAGGATGAACCTCAGGTCGCTGATTCTGAAAAAGAGGAGTCGCAGACTGCTGATACGCCGACTGTCGGAGTGCTGTGGACTGATGCAGGCAGGTATGGCCATCATCTTGATATCGTCTGCCTTCCAGACCAGGTGGTGCCTGTGGCCGGTATTATGGACAGGGAGGGGTTCTTCCTTGAGGCCATTACCGGCGTTGATTGGCTCAAGCGACAGCAACTTGAAGTGGTGTACGATTACAATCGGTTGGGCGGTGAACATTGCCGGGTCATGGTCAGAACATTTCTTCCCCGCAATAATCCGGTCGTACCGACGGTCTCCTCGGTTTTTCCGGCTGCTGACTGGCATGAACGAGAAACCTATGACTTTTATGGAATACAGTTTCAGGGTCATCCAAACCTGATCCGCATCCTGCTGCCTGAAGATGCTGATTTCCATCCCCTCCTCAAGGATTATACCCCATGA
- a CDS encoding NADH-quinone oxidoreductase subunit D produces the protein MSVPLHLRSDEVFVLNLGPQHPATHGVLRVKLTMDGEYIVKAEPVLGYIHRMHEKMAEDGIFAQFMPNTARMDYLHALAFNHGWALVVEKAADIEVPERAEYIRVITVELNRIASHLLWWAAFLLDLGGFTPLLYAFDDREKIIDLLERVTGSRLTYCYMRFGGVLNDIDDEFITGTRDFIKRLRSRLPRQYHDLVTHNIILIKRIKDIGFVSAEQCRRYGATGPVARGSGINYDVRKNEPYSVYPEFDFDIPVFPEGDSMARYMVRMHEIEQSMRIIEQALDKLPAGPVMGKAPRQLKPDAGYYYSAVETARGLLGHRLVCDGDKNPYKLKLRSPTFSNLSLFGEVAEGMLLADALAFMGSLDLVIPEIDR, from the coding sequence ATGAGCGTTCCTCTCCATCTGCGGTCGGATGAAGTTTTTGTTCTCAATCTGGGGCCGCAGCACCCTGCCACCCACGGTGTCCTCCGGGTGAAGCTCACCATGGATGGCGAGTATATTGTCAAGGCGGAACCGGTATTGGGATACATTCATCGCATGCATGAAAAGATGGCGGAAGACGGCATCTTTGCTCAGTTTATGCCCAATACCGCCCGTATGGATTACCTGCATGCCCTTGCCTTTAACCATGGTTGGGCCCTGGTCGTTGAAAAGGCAGCCGACATTGAAGTCCCTGAACGTGCCGAGTATATCCGGGTTATCACCGTTGAACTCAACCGTATAGCCAGCCACCTCTTGTGGTGGGCGGCATTTCTTTTGGATCTGGGTGGCTTTACTCCGCTGTTGTATGCCTTTGATGATCGCGAAAAAATTATTGATCTGCTTGAGCGTGTCACAGGATCGCGGTTGACGTACTGCTACATGCGTTTCGGTGGCGTCTTAAACGACATTGACGATGAGTTCATCACCGGTACCCGTGACTTTATCAAACGGCTTCGCAGCCGTCTGCCGCGCCAGTATCATGATCTGGTCACACACAATATTATTCTCATAAAACGAATTAAAGATATCGGTTTTGTTTCAGCTGAGCAATGTCGTCGTTACGGTGCAACCGGACCTGTGGCCCGCGGTTCAGGCATCAACTACGATGTCCGTAAAAATGAACCGTACTCGGTTTATCCGGAGTTTGATTTTGATATCCCGGTTTTTCCGGAAGGCGATTCCATGGCTCGTTACATGGTCCGCATGCATGAAATTGAGCAGTCGATGCGTATCATCGAACAGGCGCTTGACAAGCTGCCTGCCGGTCCGGTGATGGGCAAGGCACCACGGCAGTTGAAACCCGATGCCGGTTACTACTATTCGGCGGTTGAAACTGCCAGAGGGTTACTCGGTCACCGACTGGTCTGTGATGGAGACAAAAATCCCTACAAACTGAAACTGCGTTCACCAACCTTTTCCAACCTGAGTCTGTTCGGCGAAGTCGCTGAAGGCATGCTGCTGGCAGATGCTTTGGCCTTCATGGGGAGCCTTGACCTGGTTATTCCCGAAATAGATCGCTGA
- the nuoH gene encoding NADH-quinone oxidoreductase subunit NuoH, which yields METSVWRALLYLVGIMVFAGLNAAYLGWCERKGAGRIQRRIGPCEVGYAGLLQPIADGVKLLSKQLLVPRGVDHILFRTAPVLAMIPAMTSMVAIPFSANIQARAIELSVLLLFALASIGMMAVLLGGWASGNKYAIISSARAVSQNLAYEIPMLVTVITVVLLTGSLELREIALKQQGGFWHWNVFRLENGHFLTMWISFIIFFICSVAETNRAPFDMAEAESELVAGYMTEYSSMGFGLFMMGEYLNIVVGACLTTTLFLGGWDCPLGLTPGVWWFLIKIYILIFTFIWIRWTYPRTQIYKLLNLSWKFLIPFSFANLLITAALIKVF from the coding sequence ATGGAAACAAGTGTGTGGCGTGCCCTGCTTTATCTGGTGGGTATCATGGTCTTTGCCGGACTCAATGCCGCCTATCTCGGCTGGTGTGAAAGAAAGGGAGCCGGCCGGATTCAGCGTCGTATCGGCCCCTGTGAGGTGGGGTATGCCGGTTTGCTCCAACCAATAGCCGATGGTGTGAAGCTGTTGAGCAAGCAACTCCTGGTTCCGCGCGGTGTTGACCATATCCTTTTTCGCACAGCACCGGTTTTGGCTATGATTCCGGCCATGACCTCGATGGTGGCGATACCTTTTTCAGCAAACATTCAGGCACGTGCTATTGAGCTGTCTGTCCTCTTACTTTTTGCCCTGGCATCAATCGGGATGATGGCTGTGCTTCTGGGAGGCTGGGCTTCCGGAAACAAGTACGCCATCATCTCCTCGGCTCGGGCCGTCTCCCAGAATCTGGCTTATGAAATCCCAATGCTGGTGACAGTCATCACAGTGGTGCTGCTCACCGGCTCCCTTGAACTGCGGGAGATCGCTCTTAAGCAGCAGGGTGGGTTCTGGCACTGGAATGTTTTCCGTCTGGAAAATGGTCATTTTCTGACCATGTGGATCTCGTTTATCATTTTTTTCATCTGCTCTGTTGCGGAGACCAACCGGGCACCGTTTGATATGGCTGAGGCGGAAAGTGAACTGGTGGCCGGATATATGACGGAATACAGTTCCATGGGGTTCGGCCTTTTCATGATGGGCGAGTATCTTAACATCGTGGTTGGTGCTTGTCTGACGACGACGCTCTTTCTCGGAGGGTGGGACTGCCCCCTTGGTCTGACACCGGGTGTCTGGTGGTTTTTAATTAAAATTTATATCCTTATCTTTACATTTATCTGGATTCGCTGGACCTATCCGCGCACGCAGATCTATAAGCTCCTGAATCTTTCCTGGAAGTTTCTGATTCCTTTTTCTTTTGCGAATCTTTTGATTACAGCCGCTTTGATTAAGGTGTTTTGA
- a CDS encoding NADH-quinone oxidoreductase subunit J family protein has translation MQEIICQTEAPADLFSAEAMVGLIFLMAVFLVVAGAVVAVASGGRVRSMRLVRAIAGLAVCFSGLAIVYYYLLSPFLAMMQLLIYVGAVSVLIAFGIMMATPDAGKLSGMKNPAALAGPLALGVGGLLFAGLTVLVARTQWQPWPRQKSGDIEAIGLSLLTTHSMVFELISIVLLMAIIGALVLARKGRS, from the coding sequence ATGCAAGAAATAATCTGTCAGACCGAAGCTCCTGCCGATCTTTTTTCTGCAGAGGCAATGGTCGGGTTGATCTTTCTGATGGCCGTGTTTCTTGTTGTTGCAGGTGCCGTTGTCGCCGTGGCAAGCGGGGGGCGAGTGCGTTCAATGCGTTTAGTCCGTGCGATCGCCGGTCTGGCTGTCTGTTTTTCCGGGTTAGCCATAGTGTATTACTATCTGCTCAGTCCGTTTCTGGCGATGATGCAGCTGTTGATCTATGTCGGCGCTGTATCGGTTCTGATCGCTTTTGGAATTATGATGGCTACGCCGGATGCCGGCAAGCTCTCAGGTATGAAAAATCCTGCAGCTCTGGCGGGGCCCCTTGCCCTCGGGGTCGGCGGATTGCTGTTTGCGGGGTTGACGGTCCTCGTCGCCAGAACCCAGTGGCAGCCTTGGCCACGTCAGAAATCAGGGGATATTGAGGCAATCGGCTTATCCCTTTTAACGACTCATTCCATGGTCTTCGAACTCATCTCCATTGTTCTGTTAATGGCTATTATAGGTGCTTTGGTCCTGGCGCGAAAGGGAAGGAGTTGA